The DNA sequence AAGCAGACAAAATTTTAGAACCTTTTAATAAGTAATTGAAAAGTAAGGAGATATCAATGTGATTTCTTTTTGGAGAAGAAAGCAAGTGAAAACGAATGTATACGCCTGGCTTCTTCTCCTTCCTTCCTTCGTCTTTTTGGTCTTATTTACGTTTTGGCCAATTGCAAAGACATTCCATTTGAGTTTATTCCAATCAGATTTAGCAACGGTTGAACCGTTCTTTATTGGCTTGGATAACTTTAGGATTCTAGCAAGTGATGAAGTGTTTTGGAAGGTGATGAAAAACAATATGATATATGCAATTGGAACGGTTCCAACAAGTATGGCGATCGGGCTAGGGATGGCACTGTTAGTGAACCGTGCATTAAAAGGTGTAGGTTGGATTCGTACCTTTTTCTTTTATCCTACAGTCATACCGATGATAGCAATAGCGAATATTTGGTTATTTATGTATACTCCCCAATACGGAATGATAAATCAGGTCCTTTCTTGGTTTGGGATTGCTGATATCAATTGGTTAGGCAACCCTTCAACAGTAATGATTGCTATGATAATCATGGTTATCTGGAAGGAAGCAGGTTTTTTTATGGTCTTTTACCTGGCTGGTTTACAAAACATTTCAAGAGAGCTTTATGACGCGGCTGCAATCGATGGGGGAGGACCGTGGAACGTTTTTTCAAAAATTACTTTTCCACTTCTTATGCCAACGACTCTATTTGTTTTTATTATTGCAGTAACCAATTCATTTAAACTTGTAGACCACCTTGTAATTATGACGCAAGGTGGACCAGATAATGCAAGTAACTTATTACTCTTTTATATTTATCAAACTGCTTTTTCCTTTTGGGATCAAGGACTAGCTTCTGCTTTAACGGTAGTCATGCTTGTAATTATGGTCGCTATTGCAGCATGGCAATTTTTAAAGGTAGATAATAAGATTCACTATAGTTAAGAACTGAGAGGGGTACCGATTGAAACGATTAGTTGATTTGTCTACATATATATTAGCCTTTTTTTGGGTAGTTCCTTTGCTATGGCTTGTGCTCACAGCCTTCCAACCTAGAGAGTTAGCAATTTCGTTAACTCCAACATTTAGCTTTACCTTGGAAAATATGAGCAAGGCTTGGAATGCAGCCCCATTTGCTCAATACTACCTTACTACATTTATTATTGTGTTTGGTATTTTAGCCGTACAGCTTGTGACCGGTACATTGGCGGCATATGCTTTTGCTAGGTTACACTTTTTTGGCAGGGAATTTATTTTTATTTTGTTTTTAGTTCAAATTATGATTCCAGCCGATGTTCTTATTTTTCCAAACTATAATGTTTTGCGTGATTTAGCTTTACTAGATTCAAAGCTTGGGATTATGATTCCATATTTTGCAACAGCTTTTGGGATATTTCTATTACGGCAAACGTTCAAAAGCATTCCATTTGAATTGGAAGAAGCAGCAAAAATGGATGGTTGTAACCTCTTGCAAATCATATGGCATGTGTATGTGCCATTAGCAAAACCAACCTTTGTTGCCTTTGGACTTGTATCGGTTAGCCACCATTGGAGTAACTTCCTATGGCCGTTAATCGTAACCAATTCAGTTGAGAACCGTCCACTTACGGTTGGGTTATCAATCTTTGCAAAATCGTTTGAAACAGGAGCACAGTGGGCTGAAGTGTCGGCTGCTACTTTTATGGTTATTTTCCCATTAATTTTGGCTTTCTTTATTTTTCAACGTCAATTTATTAGTAGCTTTATGCAGTCAGGAATTAAATAGGAGGGAACGAGAATGTCTCAGTACGGTATATCGACTTTTGCTGTTTTTCATTTGCCTTTAGAAGAAGGAGTCAAGGAAATAGTTGAAAGAGGTTGGAAACATCTCGAGTTTATGTGTGAAGGTCCTGGAGAAGAATTGTTAGAATGGTCTCCCTCCAAATTAATTGAGATTCGTGATTACTTACAGTATCACGGGGCGACAACGTCTATCCATGCTCCTATTACGAGAATAAATCTAGCGAGTAGTGATGTGGCGGTAAGAGAAGAAAGTATAGCTCTGTTACGCCAGTGCTTTCAAATCGCAGATGTATTCGAAAGTCAGTATGTAC is a window from the Bacillus alkalicellulosilyticus genome containing:
- a CDS encoding carbohydrate ABC transporter permease — encoded protein: MSFWRRKQVKTNVYAWLLLLPSFVFLVLFTFWPIAKTFHLSLFQSDLATVEPFFIGLDNFRILASDEVFWKVMKNNMIYAIGTVPTSMAIGLGMALLVNRALKGVGWIRTFFFYPTVIPMIAIANIWLFMYTPQYGMINQVLSWFGIADINWLGNPSTVMIAMIIMVIWKEAGFFMVFYLAGLQNISRELYDAAAIDGGGPWNVFSKITFPLLMPTTLFVFIIAVTNSFKLVDHLVIMTQGGPDNASNLLLFYIYQTAFSFWDQGLASALTVVMLVIMVAIAAWQFLKVDNKIHYS
- a CDS encoding carbohydrate ABC transporter permease, coding for MKRLVDLSTYILAFFWVVPLLWLVLTAFQPRELAISLTPTFSFTLENMSKAWNAAPFAQYYLTTFIIVFGILAVQLVTGTLAAYAFARLHFFGREFIFILFLVQIMIPADVLIFPNYNVLRDLALLDSKLGIMIPYFATAFGIFLLRQTFKSIPFELEEAAKMDGCNLLQIIWHVYVPLAKPTFVAFGLVSVSHHWSNFLWPLIVTNSVENRPLTVGLSIFAKSFETGAQWAEVSAATFMVIFPLILAFFIFQRQFISSFMQSGIK